In Carassius auratus strain Wakin unplaced genomic scaffold, ASM336829v1 scaf_tig00031126, whole genome shotgun sequence, the genomic window AAAGGAAACAAGATGACACATTAAGTTGCATAAAAATTATATAGTTAAATAGATGCAAAAATATAGGTCAGTTTAGTTTGCAGATGAAAGTGAGGAGAAAAACTACAAAGGACTTTCAGTACAGCGCTTGTCAAACAGGTGTGTTGTGTATAAAAAACACTTCCCAGAGCCAGAAACAGCCCTAAAACACATGGTCAGTTGTGTTGAATGTGTACATTGCCATGGTTATAAGACCAAGCAGTGCAGTAAATTGTAAGCAAAAGTTGATGGAAATTCTAGAGTCTGTTAGAGAGTTAAGCTCCTTTCAACCCAGACTAGCAAAGATAAAACACATCCAGGGGCCCAAGGTCCATCTGAATCTTCACCTGTGTTGAGTCTATTCAGAACCCTAAACCCCATTCTAACCTCTGTGACACTACAGGAATTTTAATAGAGATTCTGAGACTGGGTAAAAGAATGAGATTAGAGATTGTCCACTCTttgatgtctgtctgtctgtcagctgtTTTTCTCTTCGATTTAATACTTATCTTTCACTGCCTGTtgcttttaactgtttttttcttcttctccttaacaGCTCTGCAGCCTCAAAGCCCTCACCTTGTTCAGATAAATCCATATCATACAGAGATTAATTGAAAACAATAGAGGTCCTGTACATGGTTCTGGTCTTGTATGGATAAAACGCCTGCACACAGATTCAAAGACAATCTGAGGTGGGGCAAGGGACTCTTTAAAACTCTTCTAGTTCTGTAATAACTAATTTGGATAAGAAagtaaaggaaaatatatttaaataatctgagagaaataaattatttggGAAGAAAAATAAGATCCACAgataaaatgaatgtgaaaaagctgcatttttattgAGTTACATCAAGTACAGTTTTGTTCCCAAAGCAGTTTTcattgtgctatttacacagtggTTTTGATTATAATACATTTTGCAAAGTTATTCAGATAacttatttacagtatatagcaGGAGTGGTGAACATCGGTTCTGGAGATCCACAGTCTTTAGAGCTCAGCTCCAACCTAATCTAAACAAGTTCTAAGAgttactagaaagctacaggcaagTTGGAGCAAAACTCCACAAAACTGACCGACGTTGATCAGCCCTAGTATAAAGTTTTTATACAAATCAACAGTTGTTTGTGTTGTTGAGAAGAACAGTCACCATGTCAATGTATGAAATTTTCATCACTGTCATGTTCAAGGTAAAGTTGGGTGTAGATCAGTGATCTGGTTTGGCCATTTTTGAATTAgagctctcagaaaactcttactAGATTGCTTGGCTCACAAGTGCAAGTAAACCATGACTAGACCATGTTTGTTCAAATTGGCCAAATTTCAGTTAAAGCTTAAGGTTTACTTAACAGGATCCATTCTAAGCTTCAGTACATCTACACCAAAGTCATGACCTTGAGTGACGCTGGTTGAAAGCGGCGGATCTTTTTCTTCAGTGCTCTGGAAGCTTTGATGCGACAGGCTGCTGGCTCTGGGCGATGGTGTTGCTGAAGAGAAAAGCCTGCTGCTGTGGTCCCCACCGCAGCCTGAGCCCACACTAAACCACtttcatcttcctcttcttcctccaaCAGGTCCTCCTCATCCAGCGAGAGACTGCTGCCTGAGTCTGAGGCTGTCTGAGAGCCCTGACTGGACTCGCTGTCTCCAAAACGGTTTGTGGTGTAGTCGCTCATCTCTCCATCACTGCTTGCTGCGATAGTAGAGTGAAAGAGTGATGCACACTCTGCAGAGTACTCTGAAAACTCTGACTCACAACGAGGAGGGTAGCGGCTGGAGATTGGAGCTGCTGGATATCTAGATTCCAAGTAACTGAAGTAAGAGGAAGTGGAAAGTGAGTGGGGAAGGGCCTGTCGAGGACAACCCCACTGACCTGAACGAGGCCTGGCACTCACACTCCTTACCATGGCCCCCTTTCGAGAGTTTAACACCTCTTTGGATCTCTGGGTTTGGAGAGCTGGGGGCAAAGGGATCTCAGAGGAGGATGGCCATTTCCGAGAACTTTGTTTCTTTTTGGCTTGGTCTAGAAGAAGGTGCACTGGTTCTGGGGCTTTACGGGCCTTGGTGGACTTGGAGGTTTGGCTTTGTTGAAGGTGAGGGTTGTTCTGGATTAAGTGTGAGTTGAAAAGTCCATTACAACTGCAATCTGAGCAAGAGTTCATCTTGGACTCTTCCAGATTTGTTACTCTCCCTTTGCATGAGCTGGACTGTTTTAAATCAGCTCGGGTTTTGGTGCAGAACTCCCGAGACACGTGTTTATGCTGCTGTTTCTTTGCTGAAGGCTTCTCAGAGCTCTTCTTTCTCAGTTTTACAGATTTCATTTTCTTGTCTGCCTGATGCACTTTTACCCTTTGAGTCCCTGCCGGAACAAACTGTGCATGGACAAATTCTGATTGAGGTTTGCCACCTTTATCACCAAAATAAGCTCTACCTTCTTCCCTTTTTAAGGTAAAACTTGATCTCCTCTCTACTGGCTTTGGGACCATAGATGGGTCCTTGGAAAACTGTCCACTCTCCTTTTCTGAGAGTCCATTCTCAGACTCAGTACCAGCCTTGCTTGAGGCAATCTTTATGGGAAAGTTATTATTGTGGAGATCCATGGAAGGTTTTGAGTGTGTGCCATGGCACAATGTCTTGACTTCAGTTGCTTCGGAATTGGGCTCCAGACCAGGTGCATTCCTCTGATGCTGATTGCTGTTTAGTGATGAAGATTTCTGTCCAGTCTCCAATGCATTTTCTAAGGGCATTGACATCTGCTGAAGGGATCCTAGCAGTTGGGGACCATTCAGCTGTCCGTAGGACATTTCTAGTGATCTGGGTGTTTGCTCCTGTGTACTGTTAACAGTGTCATTTCTTTTTATGCTAAACAGGTTCATCTTACTTGAGCTTCGCTGTAGTAGCTTGTTGATGTATCCAGCAGTCCTGGAATTTGTGGACCCTTCGTTTGTCTTTTGGGTTTCCTCTTGAAGACCCACTCCAGACATTTCAATAAGTGCTACTGAATTTCCCTGTTCAGTGGTGCAACTAAAGATGGGGCTTTGTAAGGCCACAGCATGCAGTGGACTGGGATAACAGTACACTTCTGTCCCGTTGTTCGATACCAGGTTACTCTGGTATTTGAGGTCTACTGAGGGGTTTTGGAGGCTACCACAAGGGGTGGAGCTCTTCATATCAATGGATTTGAAGCAGCCAAAACCAGGTGCAATCATTCGGTCAAGGTCCcctgaaagaaaaacacaaaaaatggcaTCAAGATAATGTACTTTACATTCCAAAAGTTAAGTTAGTTATGACTTTAGTGCCTACAAAAAGATTCTGACCATATACCCATAGTTCTTTGTTAAAACTTTAcctaaataacacatttttacacTTACCTGTGGAAACAGGTCGTTGTCTTGCTCTTTCAACTCGAGCTGATGTTGTTCGTATACAGCTGCTGCCAAGCTTCACTCCTGATCGTGGAGCATCGGACTGTGTAGTGCTCTCATCAGCAGAACAACGACGGGACACAGCGGTCTGCCTGGAACCACTATGACCATGTTGCACATATGAGGTTGGGAGATGAGGAAGCAGACTGGTTTGAGATGAGGAGGAAAGACTCTCGCTGTAGACGGAGGTGCATGAATTGGACAATGAGCCAGAACCACCATCACTGAGCTCATAGAACCCTGGGAGTAGAAATTGGCACTGTTAGAATTAATACAGAGttcatttttgcaacaaaaaaagcTTGACGCTGTCCTTAagttcaaaaaaatatttgaaaagctTGTTGATTTTTAAAGATGATGTTTGCAATTTGTCACCGTCATGTCCAACACATTAAGGCCATTTAAACAAACAGTTTATAATTCCATTTGGTGTTGGCAAATGGAGCGGAAATTACAATTAGTGATATGTGAATGGGTATGTTTAGTCACCTGAACTGGGTCTGCTGTCACTCTCTAGGTGTTCAGTGGATGCTTTACACACATCCAGTTTCAGGTCATTGATCTGCTGATCTAGCTGCTGGAGATGAGTCTTCAATCCCACATCCTGTTTGCGCAGGCGTGTCTGCAGGTacaacacacattcacaaatatTAGTATGCAAATAAATCACCTTCATAGAATGCATTATCAcatacaatttaatgcatcatccAGTGTTTAGTACATTTATTAACCACATTTGCAGACTTGTATATAAACTCAGTATTCATGATACAAATACTAAGCTGAAAGAATTATAAAGTGCAATAAACTCCAACTTGGTCAAGCACAACATAACTAAGTCTGCTTTGTTATTCTTCATTCTGATACCAAACTAACCACAGGAGAACATGGAAAACTGGATGCTTCACAGACATTTAATGGCTGATATGACTCTTGCTGTTATACGACGTAGACAAGAGgagaaaagacagagagaggagaAGCAAATAAAGAAGGAAAGAGGTTGACTATTAACTAGGCAAGGATAAAGGGTAGCCCGGGGGAAGTGCTGTAAGATTACTAATCTCTCTCCTGGTGAGGAACACAAACTATTGTGTAAACCAAATGTATAGGAACAAGAGGAAATGACGATGCCAAATACAGAAAATCTATAATAGTTGACTGTAAACCAGCTTTGCAAAGTACAGAGTCACACCTGTGCCAAACTCTCACAAAGCACAAATTTTAGTCTTCTTTGTACTTGCCGGTAAGTGAAAGAGAAGAATGATGAACACTAATCTGATTTTATCTGAGGGTATTACTGTAAAGTATGGTTGTGTGGATAAAGCAACCAGTTAATACAAACCACTTAAACTGAGAAAATCCTTATTGATAATAGGGTTAATATTATGATGAAGGGTTTTTTAAACAAGGGGTTTATTGTAGCTGGGTGCTGATATTTGAATGAATATGAAGGAAAACCTGCCAGATGTTTTCTCAGGTTTCATATATATGACTAATTAAGCCTTTCTTTTAAACATtgcaaaataaaatcttaatgcTGACATACATTAGCATTGGTGGAGCTCTTATTGTAGATGATATCCACTGTGCAATTTCCTTGTGCTTTGGTAAAAAGATGCCATTTCATGATTGATTTAAATAGTGTAAGAACACTACTGCCAGTCTCTAATATGTCTATAGACCACAGTCCCTTTGACCGTTGAGCTTTAGAAGGGTTCAACAAAAGTCCAAAAGGTTCAAACGTGCATCGGCTGCGGGGTCAAATCTGTGTCGCCAACCGGGCCACAGTTCCTCTGTTGCCATTCTCATTAAATTGGGTTAATCATCAGAAACGGACTGGCCCCCCTCAGAGCCCTTGATTTATGACCTCTCACTACATGACCCCCAGCTGAGCCTGTGATTCAGCACTGGATCCAATCATCAAGGGCACTGCCGAACCATGCACAAAATACACACACCAGTGAATCCTCACTACAGTAAGAGCATGTGAGAATGTAGGTTTTATGCAAAGATTCTCATTTGCTGCTGGAAAATCTACTTAATAATGTAAGAACGGACTAGAAAACATCTGGTAGATCTATCAATATCCATTCAGAAATATCACATCAGATCCATTGTGAAGATTTTTAAAAGAGGCATTTATGTATTTGACATGGTTCAGCTATAAATGAAAGGACAAACTGACTTCATgtcattagcattttattttatttttttacttggctGGTGTGAATAGTCATATGACTAGAGCTGTTTAATCCACTTCAGTTCTCTAAGATGATAGCTTTGTCAAAGCTCCATAAATGTAAGGCAAATAAAAGCTGTAAAAGCATAATACAgatattatatttgatacattaaatatttaaatggcctattactgattattattaataggaATAAGTTTGCTTTAACTCAGATGTCAATGGTCAGAGCCCAAGTATGGACTGATTTACAcggttttattattaaatgcaaagtacatttaaatatgcatttatacttTAATACTTGTCTTGCCAAAATGTTAGGAAACAAATCAACAGAATACAAttttcaccaaaataaacaaacttcATTCAACTTACCAGCTGTTGTTTGAGAAGAGTAAGTGTTGCCTCCATTCTCAGTTCCTCTGTGCTCACCTTCTCTTGTTTTGATGTCTCGGTGTCCTCTCTGTTCAGGGTCAGAGCCCAGTGCACCATTGCACTCTGTTTGTCCCGGAGGAAATGCAGCTCCTGCAGTCCAGCCAGCGCTGCGTGCAGCCTCTCTCCTGTCCTACCCCGGCCCATTCCTTCTGCTGCCCTCAGCAAACCTGACCCAGGTATTTTTCTTCCCAACATTATAAGACGTGCTGTTTAGACATTTCCAGAGAGGCGAGGAAATAACGTGATCCGCTATATGACTGAGCTTGTTCAATGTGCGTACCAGTGTGAATCAACTACTACTGTGTTTGGAAGAAGCGCGTGAGTGTATACAGTACCTGTATAACCCCGCCCACCTGAGTGCTGACCGTGGAAAACCACGCCCCTCGCTGGCTGATTGGCGGACATTGTTTGAGGATGGTCAGTGTATTTGCCAATCTTGCTCTGGTAAATGTATGGGGAATGAATGTTAATGAGGTAACGTGATCAAACGCTCAAAGCGGTCGAGCAAGTAAGCAAGTTACTGAAGGTTCGCGTAAACGaattaatatttatgagttcattttaatattagcctaattctgataataagtattattattattattaataataataatttatctattaatgtatttactatatatatatatatatatatatatatatatatatatatatatatatatatatatatatatatatatacacattaaaacctgTTATTCCGTTCTGAAATACTGGACACCATAAGCGGGATTTGTTGGTAAGGGTTGACGGATTGTTAAATGCgatggggaaaaaaatctataaaaatcttaAAACCAAAAAAGGCGTTATTCATAATAGACACAACAAATTCAGATTAAATTGTGTTCCTTTTATATGTGTTGTTTATGTTTATCCACGTATACACGCAAAAAACAATTCAAACTCCGTTTGAAGATTTAGCCACTTGCGCCTTCTTGCGTACGATGCCTGAATTACAGGAAACCTGAAAACgtcaaaaaacataaacattgatCATTAAAATAGGTGCAGTGGAAACATTTTTAGCactattcagaaataaataaataaataaataccctaGAAGTTACATTctaagtgttttgaaaatgtgGAACATGCTGAGCGTCCAACAGAGTTTATTACACTGACTGTATCTGGAATCCTGCATTTTTGTGATGTACACAGGAAACGTGTGTTGATGAGAACAGGACATCAGATAGCATCAGAGATCAAGCCCTCATCGCTGGCAGAGACACAGTGAAGTCTTTCCTCTACATCTTAGATGAGTTTACCTCTGACAGCCACAGGATGTGGGAGAGGAAGTGAGATACAGGAgagatgcaaaaataaatacCACAAACAGACCTTATGTGTAAGCCAAAGGATGCAAAATCGGATCaagatcaaataaaatgttttatcattgTCATAAATGCAAGATGGTTTGATAAAGTTTTCAAGTTAGCcatctaaacaaattaatctttCAAATTctgtccaggtcatattttaccacaaaattttattttgaattaaagtgTATTTTTAGGACCTTTAGCATTCTAGTTCTCTTGATTATGAAGCACAAAAAgccaaatcatatttaaaataaaaagtaattatgtttttgtaatataGTTGTGAAAAATACATGCAATACATTTATACAGTCAGTGTAATCATTTATGAAAAAACCTAGTCAGATTCAAATGAGAAATATTCATAAATCGAGAATCAGTGGGTTTAATTGTAAGTAAAATATAGTTTTCTCattgttgtttaatattttggCAGAGATGTCTTTGTGAGATTCATCCATGCAGTGACATTGCCGAAGTCAGAAACAGAATCCTGTGTGAGACTCTAGTGTACTTACTAGTGATTAATGATCTTACAACAGGGAGACACTATACCGCGTTACGAGGAGGATgtttcctgttaccagcaggtggcgctatgaccaAAGCATTAAGTGCAGTAGCTATTTGAGTATTTCACCTCGTGAGAATCTTAGGAAAACGTTGTCACACTAAGTCACAATACacactaaaatacaaaaaaaaaaaaaaaaacgcttctgtgtgttttattttcattttcattttagtttctagttttaataataactaataggccttttttatataaattaatttatatgaagTCTCTTCTTTGTGgtgattttaaaacaaa contains:
- the LOC113080380 gene encoding dapper homolog 2-like isoform X1, with product MLGRKIPGSGLLRAAEGMGRGRTGERLHAALAGLQELHFLRDKQSAMVHWALTLNREDTETSKQEKVSTEELRMEATLTLLKQQLTRLRKQDVGLKTHLQQLDQQINDLKLDVCKASTEHLESDSRPSSGFYELSDGGSGSLSNSCTSVYSESLSSSSQTSLLPHLPTSYVQHGHSGSRQTAVSRRCSADESTTQSDAPRSGVKLGSSCIRTTSARVERARQRPVSTGDLDRMIAPGFGCFKSIDMKSSTPCGSLQNPSVDLKYQSNLVSNNGTEVYCYPSPLHAVALQSPIFSCTTEQGNSVALIEMSGVGLQEETQKTNEGSTNSRTAGYINKLLQRSSSKMNLFSIKRNDTVNSTQEQTPRSLEMSYGQLNGPQLLGSLQQMSMPLENALETGQKSSSLNSNQHQRNAPGLEPNSEATEVKTLCHGTHSKPSMDLHNNNFPIKIASSKAGTESENGLSEKESGQFSKDPSMVPKPVERRSSFTLKREEGRAYFGDKGGKPQSEFVHAQFVPAGTQRVKVHQADKKMKSVKLRKKSSEKPSAKKQQHKHVSREFCTKTRADLKQSSSCKGRVTNLEESKMNSCSDCSCNGLFNSHLIQNNPHLQQSQTSKSTKARKAPEPVHLLLDQAKKKQSSRKWPSSSEIPLPPALQTQRSKEVLNSRKGAMVRSVSARPRSGQWGCPRQALPHSLSTSSYFSYLESRYPAAPISSRYPPRCESEFSEYSAECASLFHSTIAASSDGEMSDYTTNRFGDSESSQGSQTASDSGSSLSLDEEDLLEEEEEDESGLVWAQAAVGTTAAGFSLQQHHRPEPAACRIKASRALKKKIRRFQPASLKVMTLV
- the LOC113080380 gene encoding dapper homolog 2-like isoform X2, translating into MLGRKIPGSGLLRAAEGMGRGRTGERLHAALAGLQELHFLRDKQSAMVHWALTLNREDTETSKQEKTRLRKQDVGLKTHLQQLDQQINDLKLDVCKASTEHLESDSRPSSGFYELSDGGSGSLSNSCTSVYSESLSSSSQTSLLPHLPTSYVQHGHSGSRQTAVSRRCSADESTTQSDAPRSGVKLGSSCIRTTSARVERARQRPVSTGDLDRMIAPGFGCFKSIDMKSSTPCGSLQNPSVDLKYQSNLVSNNGTEVYCYPSPLHAVALQSPIFSCTTEQGNSVALIEMSGVGLQEETQKTNEGSTNSRTAGYINKLLQRSSSKMNLFSIKRNDTVNSTQEQTPRSLEMSYGQLNGPQLLGSLQQMSMPLENALETGQKSSSLNSNQHQRNAPGLEPNSEATEVKTLCHGTHSKPSMDLHNNNFPIKIASSKAGTESENGLSEKESGQFSKDPSMVPKPVERRSSFTLKREEGRAYFGDKGGKPQSEFVHAQFVPAGTQRVKVHQADKKMKSVKLRKKSSEKPSAKKQQHKHVSREFCTKTRADLKQSSSCKGRVTNLEESKMNSCSDCSCNGLFNSHLIQNNPHLQQSQTSKSTKARKAPEPVHLLLDQAKKKQSSRKWPSSSEIPLPPALQTQRSKEVLNSRKGAMVRSVSARPRSGQWGCPRQALPHSLSTSSYFSYLESRYPAAPISSRYPPRCESEFSEYSAECASLFHSTIAASSDGEMSDYTTNRFGDSESSQGSQTASDSGSSLSLDEEDLLEEEEEDESGLVWAQAAVGTTAAGFSLQQHHRPEPAACRIKASRALKKKIRRFQPASLKVMTLV